The DNA window CATGCCCGCCACCGCCTTCGGTGAATTCCTTGGCACGCTGGTGCTCATCCTGCTCGGCAATGGTGTGGTGGCAGGCGTGCTGCTGGAGCGCTCGAAGGCGCAGGGGGCGGGCTGGATGGTCATTACCACCGGTTGGGCCGTCGCGGTGCTTTGCGGCGTCTTGGTGGCGCTGGCCTGCGGGGCACCCGGTGAGCTCAATCCGGCGGTAACACTGGCCAATGTCATGCTCGGCACGCGCACAACGGCCGATGCCCTCGCGCATGTCGCGGCGCAGTTTGGCGGCGCACTGGTGGGCAGCGCACTGGTCTGGATGCACTACCTGCCACACTGGGCGCTCACGAAGGACGCCGACGCCATCCGCTCCTGCTACTGCAACACGCCGGCAGTTCGCACGACGGGTCCCAATCTCATCAGCGAGATCATCGGCACGGCGGTGCTCGTGCTGGTGGCCATGGCCATCGGCTCCTCCGGCGCCTCGGGTACAACGCCCGCCTCCAACTTCGGTCCGGCGCTCGTGGCGGCATTGGTGTGGGGCATCGGCCTCTCGCTGGGTGGTCCCACCGGCTACGCCATCAACCCGGCGCGCGACCTGGGACCGCGTATTGCCCACGCGTTGCTGCCCATTGCCAACAAGGGACCCAGCGACTGGAGCTATGCCTGGATTCCCGTGGTTGGTCCGCTGCTTGGTGGTGCGCTCGGCGCAATCGTGTGGGCGTCTCGTTTGGGTTAACTGACTACCACGGATTCCGCGGACAACAAGGGAAACATCAGGATACTGAAACACTGAGAATGTTTGATCCGTGTTGTTTCCGCCTCATCCGCGCAATCNNNNNNNNNNNNNNNNNNNNNNNNNNNNNNNNNNNNNNNNNNNNNNNNNNNNGATTGCGCGGATGAGGCGGAAACAGCACGGATGAACAGCGTAGGAGTTCATTATTCACAATAGAACTATCCTGCTGTTTCCTTTGTTGTCCGCGGAATCCGTGATAATCAGTTGACGAATGCTCAGGCCCCGCGACTCCGATACCGGGCCAGCCACGCCGCGCTCCATGAGGCATACGAACCGAGCGCCAGTTGCACGCGTGCCTCGCGCATGAGGTCGAGCAGAAACGTCAGATTGTGCAGCGCGAGCAGCCGCGGCCCGAGCGGTTCCTCGGTTACCATGAGGTGGCGCAGGTAGGCGCGGTCGTACTGCGTGCAGGCCGGACAGGTGCAGCTCTCAACGAGCGGGCGCCGATCGGTACGATAGCTGCTCTTCTGTACCTGCACCTTGCCCGTGGGCGTGAATACCGTGCCGTGCCGCCCCATGCGCGTGGGGGCCACGCAGTCAAACAGGTCCATGCCCCGGGAGACCGCTTCAAGCAGGTCGTCCGGGAAGCCTACGCCCATGAGATAGCGGGGCTTGTCCCAAGGCAGCAGCGGAGAGCAGGTGTCGAAGGTGTCGTACATGGCCGACTTGGCTTCGCCCACCGATAGACCGCCCACCGCGATGCCGTGCCAGTCGCCCGACTGCAGAATGCCGGCAATGCTGGCCTTGCGCAGGTCGGCATATGTGCCGCCCTGCACAATGGGAAAGAGCGCCTGCTCGGGTGCAACGAGATCGCGGGCCGGGTCGTGCGTGGCCAGCGGCGGCGCACCATCGGGCACCACGAACTCGCGCGCTGGCGCCCGGCCCTCGCGCGAAATGCGATCGAACTCCGCGCGACAGCGATCGAGCCAGCGTAGACTGCGCTCCATGGCCGCGCGCGACGCGTCATGATCGGCGCCCCCGGCGATGAGCTCGTCTAGCTGCATGATGACATCGGCGCCGATGTTGCGCTCGATCTGCATCACACGTTCCGGCGTGTAGTGATGCATCGAGCCGTCGAGCTTGTTCTTGAACGTCACGCCGGTTTCGTCGACCTGCCGATAGCGTGACAGGGAGAACACCTGATAGCCGCCGCTGTCGGTGAGCATGGGCCCGTCCCATCGCGCGAAGGCATGCACACCCCCCAGGGCGCGCACCATCTCGTCGCCCGGACGCAGATAGAGGTGATAGGCATTGGCCAGCACCATGCGTGCGCCCGCCGCCACGAGCTCCGGCATGGCGAGCCCACGCACCGAGGCATGGGTGCCCACCGGCATGAAGGCCGGCGTCTCCACCACACCGTGGGGTGTGAAGAATCGTCCACTGCGCGCACCACGCTGCGATTCGCCGAGCGGCGACGCGCTCACTTCAAAGCGAAAACCGTCGGGCGTAGCCGTCTCGCTCACGTCGTTCCGCCCGACACATCATCTGATGCCACCGCCCGCGCCTCGGTCTCGGCATCGAGCACCGCACGCAGGGCCTGCAAGACCGGATCGTGCTGCGTGTACTGCGCGCCGTACTGGAGGTTGAAGCGGAAGTCGAAGCCTTGTGGCATGGCTCCCTGATTGTGCTGCAGGATGGTCTCGAGCTTGTCGAGCCCTTTGGCCGTGCGCGCCTCCGGTGTGGCGGCCTGCTCGTACTCGTCCCAGAGCGAGAGGAACTCTGCGCGCAGCGACGCCGGCAGTGGGGCCGTCAACTGTTCGAGATCGGCACGCTCCTGCTCAGCCTTGCTGGGCGCACCCACCTGCAAAACCGCCGAGATGTCGCCGCTGATGGCTTCACCCAAGTCGTGAACGAGACAGATGCGCAGCAATCGGCCAAGGTCGATGCCAGGCAGATAGGGCGCGAGCACGAGGGCCATGAGACAGAGCCGCCAGGTGTGCGCGGCCACGGTTTCGTGCACACCGGTGCTGGTCCACGAGGTGCGGGTGGTGTGCTTGAGCGACTCGGCGGCGCGGAGAAACGCCAGCAGGCCGGGCAGGTCCTGCATCAACGCGTCAACGCGACGGCGATCGTGGTCAGACATGGACATGGGTTACGGGGCAGGCGGTGTGCGCGACGCATCTGTAGTGTGCGTGTGCGTTTGCGCATGGGTATGCGCCTCGAGATGACGCCGAGCCATCCAGCGGTTGACGAGATGCGCGCCGCCGTTGCGCACCAGCCAAGCCAACACGAAAGTGCGCAGCAGACGGCCTGCCAGCAGCGCGCCCACGAAACTCACGAAGGACACGCCCACCGCACCCGAGGCAATGCTGGTGAGCTTGGTGGACACCGGGCTCATGGTGCTCGCAAAAATCAGCCAGGCGCCGTGAGTGGCGAGCTGCGCGCGGGCCGCGTCGAGCGCAGCCGGCGTCATGCCCACCATGCGTGCGAGCGGACCTTGCAGCAGCGTGAGCGCCTCTGCTCCGAGCCAAAACAGCAGCACACTGCCAATGACTGTGCCGGCGGTGGCCACGAGCGCCAGACGATAGGCACGCTCCGGCCGAGAGAGCGCCAGCGGCAGAAAGAATAGGTCCGCGAGGCCGGGAAACACGCAGCCCTGCAGCAGGCCCCAGCCGAACACCACGGTCGCGCCGCGTCCGCTGTCGGCCAGATGCTGCAGGCGCGCGTGGACACGCGTGACGACGGAGCCGGAGTACATTTGCTCAAGATAATCACTCCCTACTCAGCGCCCCATGCCCGCTGCATCCCGGTCAACGACCAACCATCGCCCCACTCGGCGCCATGCCCGTCGCCTCGCGCTACTGCTGGTTGGTGCCGCAGCACTGACGTCCTGCGCCGGACTGCGCACCCGCACGCCTGACGGAACGGCCACGCTACCGGCGCATATCGATGCCCTGCGAGCGAGCGGACAGGTGGACAGCGTGGTGGCGCCGCTACAGGTCGCGGAGGGGGCGCTGGCGTACACGCTGGTGCAGAACGCCGGGCCATGGCGGAGCAGTGTGCTGGAGCTCGACCTGCGTTGCACGGGGCTCGTGGCCAGCAAGGGCGCAGAATCGGCCGTGGGGCGCCGTACCACCTCCGCGCTGCTTGCGGCGCAACCGGCGGCGGCACGTGCCATCGCCGCCATCAACGCCGACTTTTTTCTCTTTGCGCCACCCGGCGTGCCCACCAACGCGCACATCGAACATGGGCGGGTGCTGGCCGGGCCGGACAGCAAGCCGGTGCTGTGGGTGGATGGTAGGGGGGCGGTGCACACGGACACACTGCGCACACGCGGCTTGCTGCGCACGCCGAGTGGCAGTCTGTCGCTCAACGCGTGGAACAGACCGGCGCTGCGCAGCATGGGGATTGTGGACGCGCGTTGGGGCGTGCCGCTCGACACCGCGGTGCGCCGCCGGGTCTATCGCCTCAATCCTGTTGGCAAGCCGGTAGACGGGCATGCCACGCGACGCGGCCGCTATGTATTGGCCCGTGGCACGGCGCGTGACACGCTGGTCTTTGGCGACACGCTCTTGCTGCACGTCGTTCCAGGAACCACCTGGGCGGTGCAGGAGGGCGATACGCTGAGCCTCGACATTGCGGTGCAGCGACTTGGTGATTCCGTACCGGCGGGTGTGGTGCATGCCGTATCGGGTCGCCCCATTCTGCTGCGCGACAGCACGCTCACGGCCGATGTCCACAGCGAAGGCAACGCCGGCTTCCGCGGGCCCAATCCGCGCTCGGCGTTTGGTCTCAGCCGCGACGGGCGCCGCGCCTGGCTGGTGGTGATCGACGGGCGTCAGCCTGCCCGCAGTGCTGGCACGTCGCTGGAGCAGACAGGCGCGCTGTTGCGTATGCTCGGCGCGAACTCGGCCATCAATCTCGACGGCGGTGGTTCGAGTGCCCTTGTAGTGCGCGACCCTGCGACCGGTGCCGGGCAATTGCGCAACCGGCCGTCCGATCCCTCGGAGCGGCCGGTGGGCAATGCGCTGGTGGTCACGTCGCGCTGCGGCCGCTGAGGTTGCAGCGCGGCCATTGACGGTCTAGAGCCGGTCGAGCTCTTCCTTGCCGATGACCGGGGCCCAGGGCAGCAGCTCGTACTGGGCCAGCGAGAGCCTGCTGAACGGGTCGCCATCGCGAATGCGATCGAGCGTGCCGATCACATCGTCGTCGGGCACACGAAGCAGCAACCCGCCGCCGGCGCGCGGATCAAAGGGGCCTGAAGCAATGAGCAGGCCCTGAGCCTTGAGCTCGCGAAGATAGGCCCGGTGCGCGTCCACATGCGGCGCGACTTCTTCGAACGGGCGGCGATAGCGGAGGATGGCGAGTGCGTACATGCCAGAAATGAGTCATGCCGCACGCGGCTTGGCAACCGCGGCGCGCATTACCGAACGATGGAATCCCGGCAGTCAGCGTTTTGTCCAGAGCACAATGGCGCCGCAGGAATAGTCCGACATCCGATTGAACTCGGCGGGGAGCTGCGCTGTGGTGTATACCTCGGCCGCGACGATGGGCGGGCCGTCGTAGGTGCTCACATCGAACAGGGTTTCACCCACATTGGTGTTGTAGCGGATCTGGCCGTCGATGATCACACGCAGGTAGCATGCCTTTTGTGCGCCCCGCCTTTGGTCCCCGTTGTCTCCAGCGGGCATGGGTTTCGAGAGGCTCGTTGGTCCACGACTGCCCCGCGCGAGCGCCAGACTGCCACCATAGGCCATGGCACGCATGCCCGGGACTTCCGCCGTTATGGCTCGGTACCAGGCTTGCGGCCCACCGTAGGCCCACAAACGCGTCGAATCGAGAAACGAGCCAATACCGAACTTGCGCCTGTTCTCGAAGTCAATGAGATGACGTGCCGTCGGTGTGAGACTGGCGCGAATGCGCACGCGCTCGAGTTCCTGCGCCACCGGCCGCAGCAGCGCCTCAACGCCTTCGAGGCCCTCCGCGGTCAGTTGCACGTCCAGCACCAGCGGCGCGTAGCCTACGGCACGCAGTTGCAGACGATAGGCGCCCACCGGTACGCTTCGAAGACTGAATGCGCCGGCCGAGTCGGAGCGTGTGCGATATGGGGTGCCGACCAGCTCGACCTCGGCCCCGGCAATGGGCCGCTCGAGCGAATCCACCAGCACGATGCCGGCTACCGTGACGCCTGCATGCTCAGGCTGTGCATCGAGGATTCGTGGATTTGCACCAAGTATCAGGCCGAATGCCACCAGCGCAATCTGTGCGCGCATGTCTGCCCCTAACGTTTGGTCCACAAGAGAATCGCCCCGCAGGACGCGTCACTGAGGCGATTGAATTCGGCAGGGAGCTGCGCTGGCGCGTACACCTCGGCGGCCACGATCGGCGGTCCGTCAAAGTTGGTTACGTCGAACAGGGTTTCTCCCGCCCTGCTGTTGTAGCGGAGCATGCCATCGACGAAGACCCGCATGTAACATGCTCCTCGTGCGCCGCGCCTGGCGTCCATCACGTCGCCATTCGGAAGGTTTCGAAAGCTGGTTGGGCCGCGTGATCCCGTCGCCAGAGCCTTGCTGCTGCCGTATCCCATGGAACGCACGCCGGGTACCTCCGCCACAATCGCCGTGGCCCATTCGCGTGGTCCCCCGTATGCCCACAGTCTGGTCGAATCGAGAAACTTGCCAATGCCGACCTTGCGCCGGTTCTCGAAGTCAATGAGATGACGTGCCGTCGGTGTGAGACTGGCTCGGATGCGCACGCGTTCAAGTTCCTGCGCCACCGGCCGCAGCAGCGCCTCAACGCCGTCGAGGCCCTCCGCGGTCAGTTGCACGTCCAGCACCAGCGGCGCGTAGCCTACGGCACGCAGTTGCAAGCGATAGGCGCCCACCGGCACGCTTCGCAGGCTGAACGCGCCGGCCGAGTCGGAACGTGTGCGATATGGGGTGCCGACCAGCTCCACCTCGGCCCCGGCAATGGGCCGCTCGAGCGAATCCACCAGCACGATGCCGGACACCGTGACACCATCGGTCGCGCGCTGAGCTCTCAGGATGTCCGGGCGTGTCCCTGCTACGAGGGCGGTCAGCACGATCAATCGGCACCACGTGCTCATGTGGGCTCCTAGCGCCTGGTCCAGAGGAGAATCGCTCCACAGGCCGCAGTCCCGAGTCGATTGAACTCAGCCGGCAACTCCGCCGTACGATACACCTCGGCGGCTACAATGGGCGGTCCCTCACGATTGGTCACGTCAAAGAGTGACTCTCCGATGCTGCTGTTGTATCGGAGAATACCGTCAACAAAGACGCGCATGTAGCACGCTGGCCGCGCTCCTCGGCCTATGTCGAATGGGTCTCCAGAAGGGAGGCTTCGCAGGCCGCTCGGTCCGCGTGATCCAACGGCCATGGCCTTACTGCTGCCGTACCCCATGGCACGCACGCCTGGTACCTCAGCAACAAGGGCCGTGGCCCATTCGTCTGGCCCACCATAGGACCACAACCGTGTTGAGTCGAGAAAAGAGCCGATGCCAAACTTGCGCCGGCTCTCGAATCCCATGAGATGACGCGCCGTCGGTGTGAGACTCGCTCGGATGCGCACGCGTTCGAGTTCCTGCGCCACCGGCCGCAGTAGCGCTTCAATGCCTTCAAGCCCCTCTGCCATGAGTTGTACGTCCAGCACCAGCGGCGCGTAGCCTACAGCGCGCAGTTGCAGACGATAGGCGCCCACCGGCACGCTTCGCAGGCTGA is part of the Gemmatimonas sp. UBA7669 genome and encodes:
- a CDS encoding MIP/aquaporin family protein, with protein sequence MPATAFGEFLGTLVLILLGNGVVAGVLLERSKAQGAGWMVITTGWAVAVLCGVLVALACGAPGELNPAVTLANVMLGTRTTADALAHVAAQFGGALVGSALVWMHYLPHWALTKDADAIRSCYCNTPAVRTTGPNLISEIIGTAVLVLVAMAIGSSGASGTTPASNFGPALVAALVWGIGLSLGGPTGYAINPARDLGPRIAHALLPIANKGPSDWSYAWIPVVGPLLGGALGAIVWASRLG
- a CDS encoding tRNA guanosine(34) transglycosylase Tgt, which encodes MSETATPDGFRFEVSASPLGESQRGARSGRFFTPHGVVETPAFMPVGTHASVRGLAMPELVAAGARMVLANAYHLYLRPGDEMVRALGGVHAFARWDGPMLTDSGGYQVFSLSRYRQVDETGVTFKNKLDGSMHHYTPERVMQIERNIGADVIMQLDELIAGGADHDASRAAMERSLRWLDRCRAEFDRISREGRAPAREFVVPDGAPPLATHDPARDLVAPEQALFPIVQGGTYADLRKASIAGILQSGDWHGIAVGGLSVGEAKSAMYDTFDTCSPLLPWDKPRYLMGVGFPDDLLEAVSRGMDLFDCVAPTRMGRHGTVFTPTGKVQVQKSSYRTDRRPLVESCTCPACTQYDRAYLRHLMVTEEPLGPRLLALHNLTFLLDLMREARVQLALGSYASWSAAWLARYRSRGA
- a CDS encoding HD domain-containing protein, with the translated sequence MSDHDRRRVDALMQDLPGLLAFLRAAESLKHTTRTSWTSTGVHETVAAHTWRLCLMALVLAPYLPGIDLGRLLRICLVHDLGEAISGDISAVLQVGAPSKAEQERADLEQLTAPLPASLRAEFLSLWDEYEQAATPEARTAKGLDKLETILQHNQGAMPQGFDFRFNLQYGAQYTQHDPVLQALRAVLDAETEARAVASDDVSGGTT
- a CDS encoding YqaA family protein, whose product is MYSGSVVTRVHARLQHLADSGRGATVVFGWGLLQGCVFPGLADLFFLPLALSRPERAYRLALVATAGTVIGSVLLFWLGAEALTLLQGPLARMVGMTPAALDAARAQLATHGAWLIFASTMSPVSTKLTSIASGAVGVSFVSFVGALLAGRLLRTFVLAWLVRNGGAHLVNRWMARRHLEAHTHAQTHTHTTDASRTPPAP
- a CDS encoding phosphodiester glycosidase family protein; amino-acid sequence: MPAASRSTTNHRPTRRHARRLALLLVGAAALTSCAGLRTRTPDGTATLPAHIDALRASGQVDSVVAPLQVAEGALAYTLVQNAGPWRSSVLELDLRCTGLVASKGAESAVGRRTTSALLAAQPAAARAIAAINADFFLFAPPGVPTNAHIEHGRVLAGPDSKPVLWVDGRGAVHTDTLRTRGLLRTPSGSLSLNAWNRPALRSMGIVDARWGVPLDTAVRRRVYRLNPVGKPVDGHATRRGRYVLARGTARDTLVFGDTLLLHVVPGTTWAVQEGDTLSLDIAVQRLGDSVPAGVVHAVSGRPILLRDSTLTADVHSEGNAGFRGPNPRSAFGLSRDGRRAWLVVIDGRQPARSAGTSLEQTGALLRMLGANSAINLDGGGSSALVVRDPATGAGQLRNRPSDPSERPVGNALVVTSRCGR
- a CDS encoding YciI family protein, which translates into the protein MYALAILRYRRPFEEVAPHVDAHRAYLRELKAQGLLIASGPFDPRAGGGLLLRVPDDDVIGTLDRIRDGDPFSRLSLAQYELLPWAPVIGKEELDRL
- a CDS encoding carboxypeptidase-like regulatory domain-containing protein — translated: MRAQIALVAFGLILGANPRILDAQPEHAGVTVAGIVLVDSLERPIAGAEVELVGTPYRTRSDSAGAFSLRSVPVGAYRLQLRAVGYAPLVLDVQLTAEGLEGVEALLRPVAQELERVRIRASLTPTARHLIDFENRRKFGIGSFLDSTRLWAYGGPQAWYRAITAEVPGMRAMAYGGSLALARGSRGPTSLSKPMPAGDNGDQRRGAQKACYLRVIIDGQIRYNTNVGETLFDVSTYDGPPIVAAEVYTTAQLPAEFNRMSDYSCGAIVLWTKR
- a CDS encoding carboxypeptidase-like regulatory domain-containing protein, which encodes MSTWCRLIVLTALVAGTRPDILRAQRATDGVTVSGIVLVDSLERPIAGAEVELVGTPYRTRSDSAGAFSLRSVPVGAYRLQLRAVGYAPLVLDVQLTAEGLDGVEALLRPVAQELERVRIRASLTPTARHLIDFENRRKVGIGKFLDSTRLWAYGGPREWATAIVAEVPGVRSMGYGSSKALATGSRGPTSFRNLPNGDVMDARRGARGACYMRVFVDGMLRYNSRAGETLFDVTNFDGPPIVAAEVYAPAQLPAEFNRLSDASCGAILLWTKR
- a CDS encoding carboxypeptidase-like regulatory domain-containing protein, which encodes MSQLRTVLRHFAVIFSVTALLGSPASAQRATDGVTVSGVVLVDSLERPIADAEVELIGTPYRTRSDSAGAFSLRSVPVGAYRLQLRAVGYAPLVLDVQLMAEGLEGIEALLRPVAQELERVRIRASLTPTARHLMGFESRRKFGIGSFLDSTRLWSYGGPDEWATALVAEVPGVRAMGYGSSKAMAVGSRGPSGLRSLPSGDPFDIGRGARPACYMRVFVDGILRYNSSIGESLFDVTNREGPPIVAAEVYRTAELPAEFNRLGTAACGAILLWTRR